CGACACGCTAAAGAGTCTTCCTCCGTAATAACGTCAACagcataacacaacataacacaacaccGCACAGACGCGACGATAAACAAAACGAGAAGAACAAAACGGCGCTTGTTTATGCTAAGTCGCCCGCTAGTGGCGCTAAGCTAGCTAAGCTCCGCGTAGCAAGCGGCCACTTACCAGCCAGCAGCGGTCACAGGAAAACACTCGGCCCGGAATGAGAGACTGCGGTGCGTCGATTAAAGCTCCGGGCGGGGCCCTCCATGTCCTTCCATATAGGTTACATACGACGCGTTCGTCCGCAAGTCATCGCGGCTCCCGCTGCTCCTTCATCGCCGGTGGCCATTTTTCTCTCCCCTCAACATCCAAATAACAAGCGATGGTCGTCCCAGCGGCGTCCGAACGGGGAGCATCCTCCGGTGGATCCGAGCAGTCCGGACGACATGCCGAGGAACACCGCTGACATCTAGCGGAGGAATGGAAGAATACACCCTGTCAAATATAGTCCTCGTATACTTTACATTTGACTATTAGTTTACTCTTAACAATAAAGTAACATTTATCaggcaaatattattttaagcaGAGACGTATTTGCTTTTAAGATCGGCAGCATTTAATGGCGGAATAAACGGAAGTAGAAGATGagagtttcaaaataaaaccggATGTTTCGCTTTTGTTTggctattactattactatacaatagtagtagtaatattaatagtaatggATTCACCAAGGCTGGTTCACTGCCGGAGGAGGAGCCTCCGAACGTCTGGCCTTCGTAGACCGGAAGGCGACTGGCCTGGTAGGATGCAGAGCCCGGATTCACACTCAACCAATGTACCATGAAGTCATAAAAGGGGAGGGGCTACCAGGAAGTAGAGCTTCTTCCACGGCCGTATAACACGCAGTCGTTCAGGAACTCAAACTCGGAATTCGACTGATTTCACTTGGATTTCATTCGTAAAACGAACCTAAACAGGCAAGTATGTGCTTTTAATGATGTATTTCAGTCGAATTTACAAGACGATCCGCTTTTAATGACATCgacaacaaatgtaaacaaccacgcaacagcacttcctgtttccacaacttcaattccaccctttctCATAATTCTAGATATTCCATTTCTATGACATTCAAATGTCTAGAGTTGTTGTCATAACTcaagataaaaaatattaatcttAAGAGGACGTTTTTAGAATGTAAATACCAGAACAATGCAGTACAATATGTGACCAGAGGTGGCAGCACCGAGACTACAGGGCGTGGGTGATACTGTAAATTATGGTGTCGATCAAATATCATGTACTACAAAAGGTACTGTATTTCATATCATAGCGTAAGACATACAAGGCATTTAATTAGTTCATAAATTAATCAGATTATTCTTTTAAATTATTGATttcaatcaactgaatttaatAACTTTTGAATACATTGTAAACAGATATAGTggtaaaaaataatcaatacaaataagtgaaaatagcattttaaactataataaagtcaaaatgtcgaCATTTCAGTCATTTGAAACCATGACCGATCGCAAACGGAGCCATGTGTGAACGTTTTCATGATTTTTGTGGAATGAAAACagggtcaaaatattacgattttattttttttaaattttttttttcctcataaattttccagaaaaaaatgtggtACGTTTACAACTTTTTAGGCAATTAAACGTGGCATAAtaggtaatattatgactttttttcattaaaaatttggaacttttttctcgtaaattgacaagaaaaaattcatacatgtacaacttttattctcatttaaaaaaaactacatttattacttttttaaatgaaaatgaggTAATATTACGACGTCATTATAAGTTTAAatttatgagagaaaaaaatgtgtacatttaccACTTTCTGTGGAATGAAAACAGGATGGTAGGTAATGTTACgactttcttgttaaattcataaaacttttttttatcgtACATTTTCAAGATAACAATCATAAATGATTAACTtttattatggggaaaaaaagtcataaaagtatgacttttttgtgGGATAAAaatggggtcaaaggtcatgttACAACTTAATTTCTTATAagaattgaaataatttgtctggaaaatttacaagaaaaaagtcgtacatttacgactgTTGCCATAAGaaatataaatacttttttcttgtaaaaaaaaaaaagtaaattcacaagtcatacatttacgactttTAGTCTCgtaaaaaagtcagaaatataCAACTTGTGACAAAGTGTGACGTCTTTctctaaaaatgtacattttcgcataaatttacaagacaacaattagtaaatttacaacttttattctcTTGAAACCTTTTTTTGATGTACAATTATGTACATTTACGTGTACGACGTACATTTGTCGTACATTAATGACTTTGTGGAGTGAAAACAGGCTCAAAAGGTAATATTGCAAGTTTATTTTTCGTacgtttttttctcagaaatttacaagaaaaaagttgtttgtaataataataattgttacttttttgtcatacaatttcttgtgaatttacaaaaaagtttgaattttttttgtacaaaattgtacaatgtaaaaaaaacttttctgtgtggtcaaatgtaatattacgactttttttttgacacgAATTGACTTTTTTGTGGCACGAAAATAGGTTTAAATTGacaaatgaatagaaaataaatcTTAAATTTAGGATTTTTATTCCTGAAATCTCCCTGTCCCACGGCGTGACGCATGAACGCTTCTCATCTTCCACGATGGCGTCCCACGCCAATGCATGTGAACGTGTCGCTTCCCCTCCCCAGGATGTCCGTGTCATTGGCTCGGGCCGACGGTGTCACGGTCATGACGCTGACCTCCAACCCCAAAAGCCGCTGGCCCCCTCTGTGCCAAATCCTGTGCGGGCTCTGCTACAGCCCCGTGTGCTGCTCCGTGTCCCGGCACCTGAGGGCGGTCATGGGACGGTCCCAGTCTGCGCTCGGGGTGAGACTTCAAGTGGGGAGCTGGTCCGGCCTGATAAGGGTGTGGTCACACGGTGTCCTTCTTCCTAGGCTCTCCAGATCATGGTCGGCTTGCTCCACGTGGGATTGGGCGTCATCCTCCTGTGTGCGGAACCCGCCTCCTGGTGGAAGATAAGTGAAACTGCATTCCCGGAGTGGCTGGGAGGATTGGTGAGACGCTTTTGACGTCACTCCGCGAGCGCTCGGATGCTAACACGACATCATGTTGCTCTTCTCCAGTTCATCATATTCGGCGTGGTCTGCGTTTTGTCCGAGAGGTACCCGAGTCCGTGTCTGGTGAGCGTTCTCCCCAAAATGACATTACCCGGCATGCTTTGCGGATGCCAAATGAGCATATTTCTTTTTAGGTCATCATCAACGCGATGCTGAACCTGTCGGGGATCGCCTTTTCCGTGGCCTCCATCACGCTCTACTCCGTCAGCATGGCCAAAATATGGATGTGGTCCTTTTGCGAGGACGAGTACGATTACTACTATAGGACAAAGCACACCCCCAGCCCGACTATGAGCGACACTGA
This DNA window, taken from Doryrhamphus excisus isolate RoL2022-K1 chromosome 4, RoL_Dexc_1.0, whole genome shotgun sequence, encodes the following:
- the LOC131127905 gene encoding uncharacterized protein LOC131127905 produces the protein MSVSLARADGVTVMTLTSNPKSRWPPLCQILCGLCYSPVCCSVSRHLRAVMGRSQSALGALQIMVGLLHVGLGVILLCAEPASWWKISETAFPEWLGGLFIIFGVVCVLSERYPSPCLVIINAMLNLSGIAFSVASITLYSVSMAKIWMWSFCEDEYDYYYRTKHTPSPTMSDTEVFMKNQCMRGRRLVLVLLRGINGVLIVLSVMELCLTIAASVLAIKALRRRDEKSLDHAEKYKPLREEDDASA